One genomic segment of Streptomyces sp. TLI_146 includes these proteins:
- a CDS encoding TetR/AcrR family transcriptional regulator: MASRLTAEREAELYESVLDLLREVGYDALTMDAVAARTRSSKATLYRQWGNKPELVARALRHNKPVGLHQIDTGSLRRDFHELVGLEDDCKLEKDSALMRGLMRAVHDNPDLHQALREVLIEPEITGLDQVLRRAVERGEVRADCPALPYVVHMLVGAFVARQLVEDKPVDKAFLANYIDAVVLPALGDPV, from the coding sequence ATGGCGAGCAGGCTCACGGCCGAACGTGAGGCAGAGCTGTACGAGTCGGTCCTCGACCTGCTGCGCGAGGTCGGCTACGACGCCCTGACGATGGATGCCGTCGCCGCCCGTACCCGCTCCAGCAAGGCCACCCTCTACCGTCAGTGGGGGAACAAGCCGGAGCTGGTCGCGCGGGCGCTGCGGCACAACAAGCCGGTCGGTCTCCACCAGATCGACACCGGCTCGCTGCGCCGCGACTTCCACGAGCTGGTCGGTCTTGAGGACGACTGCAAGCTGGAGAAGGACTCCGCGCTGATGCGGGGCCTGATGCGCGCCGTCCACGACAACCCGGACCTCCACCAGGCGCTGCGCGAAGTGCTGATCGAGCCGGAGATCACCGGCCTCGACCAGGTGCTGCGGCGCGCGGTGGAACGCGGCGAGGTCCGCGCGGACTGTCCCGCGCTCCCCTACGTCGTACACATGCTGGTCGGCGCCTTCGTCGCCCGGCAGCTCGTCGAGGACAAGCCGGTGGACAAGGCCTTCCTCGCAAACTACATCGACGCCGTGGTCCTCCCCGCCCTCGGCGATCCCGTCTAG
- a CDS encoding S41 family peptidase: MSDAREDDQQPAPVTEGAYLRFPHLHDDLICFAAEDDLWVAPLVPAGHSPSRAWRVTVDRTKVSHPRFSPDGKQIAYTTWRSLDPEIHLAPVGGGPARRLTYWGSTDTRVCGWTPDGHILAVSSHGQPFSYFSWAYSVPTDGSPGGRLPWGPVSDIAVNDLDGERRTLLLTGKPPHEPAAWKRYRGGAMGRLWLHGERLLPDIGGHLDSVMFVADRIAFLSDHEGVGNLYSCLPDGSDLRRHTDHDEYYARHASSDGHRVVYQCAGDLWIVDALTPDSAPRRLDVRLGGPRAGRRTYQVPAASHVDALSVDTTGRASAVVVRGSLYWLTHRDGPARTITDTAGVRVRLPEMLGTGGQVAYVTDADGEDAVEIAYLPRASGDREPRRLASGGLGRVQELLSDPEGERLAIASHDGRLLLIDATEESNGEVTELIRSINGPVRDLAFSPDGAWLTWSHPGIGRSLRQIKMARISGPGARVIVDVTNGRFEDENPVFTRDGRYLAFLSWRGFDPVYDVHTGDLSFPLGCRPYLVPLSSATPSPFALLPDGRPAAGGLDPMEESGDGTVTVEVEGLESRVTPFPVAASKYSALNPVSGGGLVWLRWPISGALGETFANPADTSGRPTLEHFDITKARKSELVDHLDWFAVSGDGSRLVVVDEGELRAVPATESGDSDSTVYLDLRRVLHEADPPSEWRQAYDEAGRIIRAYFWEPRMCGIDWKAVLDQYRPLVERVASPDEFADLLREVLGELGTSHAYVSAARRNEGPPHYQRPQGLLGADFVHREEGWMVRRILPGDSSDSKARSPLAGTGIREGAVLTHVDGRPVDPVTGPYPLLAGSGGTTVELTFQPAEGEGRSRRVAVVPLVDERPLRYQDWVAKRRAVVRELSGERCGYLHIPDMGGSGWAQFNRDLRLEMSRPALIVDVRGNAGGHISELVIEKLTRRIIGWDLTRDAQPVSYASNAPRGPVVALADEATSSDGDMITAAFRLLRLGPVVGQRTWGGVVGMTGRHTLGDGTVITVPMNAAWFDTYEWSIENHGVEPDLEILRTPLDWAEGRHAQLDDAVQLALDLLAGTPAAAPPGYTNTPDRRRPELPPR, encoded by the coding sequence GTGAGCGACGCACGCGAGGACGACCAGCAGCCGGCGCCTGTGACCGAGGGCGCATACCTCCGCTTCCCGCATCTGCACGACGACTTGATCTGCTTCGCCGCCGAGGACGACCTGTGGGTCGCGCCCCTGGTCCCGGCCGGCCACAGCCCCTCGCGGGCCTGGCGGGTCACCGTCGACCGCACCAAGGTCAGCCACCCCCGGTTCTCCCCCGACGGGAAGCAGATCGCGTACACGACCTGGCGCAGCCTGGACCCGGAGATCCATCTGGCCCCCGTCGGCGGCGGCCCGGCCCGGCGGCTGACCTACTGGGGCTCGACCGACACCCGGGTCTGCGGCTGGACCCCCGACGGCCACATCCTGGCCGTCTCCTCGCACGGCCAGCCCTTCTCGTACTTCTCCTGGGCCTACAGCGTCCCCACCGACGGCTCCCCCGGCGGGCGGCTGCCCTGGGGCCCGGTCTCCGACATCGCGGTCAACGACCTCGACGGCGAGCGCCGCACCCTGTTGCTCACCGGCAAGCCGCCGCACGAGCCCGCCGCCTGGAAGCGCTACCGGGGCGGCGCCATGGGCCGCCTGTGGCTGCACGGCGAGCGGCTGCTCCCGGACATCGGCGGCCATCTCGACTCGGTGATGTTCGTGGCGGACCGCATCGCGTTCCTCTCCGACCACGAGGGGGTGGGCAACCTCTACTCCTGTCTGCCCGACGGCTCCGACCTGCGCCGCCACACCGACCACGACGAGTACTACGCCCGGCACGCCTCCTCGGACGGGCACCGGGTGGTCTACCAGTGCGCGGGCGACCTGTGGATCGTCGACGCGCTCACCCCCGACTCGGCCCCGCGCCGCCTCGACGTGCGCCTGGGCGGCCCGCGCGCCGGGCGGCGTACGTACCAGGTGCCCGCGGCCAGCCATGTGGACGCGCTCTCGGTCGACACCACCGGCCGGGCCAGCGCCGTCGTGGTGCGCGGCAGCCTGTACTGGCTCACCCACCGCGACGGCCCGGCCCGCACCATCACCGACACCGCGGGCGTCCGCGTCCGCCTGCCCGAGATGCTCGGCACCGGCGGCCAGGTGGCGTACGTGACGGACGCGGACGGGGAGGACGCGGTGGAGATCGCGTACCTGCCCCGGGCCAGCGGCGACCGCGAGCCGAGGCGGCTGGCCTCCGGCGGGCTCGGCCGGGTCCAGGAGCTGCTCTCCGACCCGGAGGGCGAACGCCTCGCGATCGCCTCGCACGACGGCCGGCTGCTGCTGATCGACGCCACCGAGGAGTCCAACGGCGAGGTCACCGAACTGATCAGGTCGATCAACGGACCCGTCCGCGACCTGGCGTTCTCACCCGACGGGGCCTGGCTGACCTGGTCCCACCCGGGCATCGGCCGCTCGCTGCGCCAGATCAAGATGGCCCGGATCTCCGGCCCCGGCGCCCGGGTCATCGTGGACGTCACCAACGGCCGCTTCGAGGACGAGAACCCGGTGTTCACCCGGGACGGCCGCTATCTCGCCTTCCTGTCCTGGCGCGGCTTCGACCCGGTCTACGACGTCCACACCGGCGACCTCTCCTTCCCGCTCGGCTGCCGCCCGTACCTGGTCCCGCTCTCCTCGGCCACCCCCTCCCCGTTCGCGCTGCTGCCCGACGGGCGCCCGGCGGCGGGCGGGCTGGACCCGATGGAGGAGAGCGGCGACGGCACGGTGACGGTCGAGGTGGAGGGCCTGGAGAGCAGGGTGACGCCGTTCCCGGTGGCGGCCTCCAAGTACTCGGCGCTGAACCCGGTCTCCGGCGGCGGCCTCGTGTGGCTGCGCTGGCCGATCTCGGGCGCGCTGGGCGAGACGTTCGCCAACCCGGCGGACACCTCGGGCCGCCCGACCCTGGAGCACTTCGACATCACCAAGGCCCGCAAGAGCGAACTCGTCGACCATCTCGACTGGTTCGCGGTGAGCGGCGACGGCAGCCGTCTGGTGGTCGTCGACGAGGGCGAGCTGCGGGCCGTGCCCGCCACCGAGTCCGGCGACTCGGACTCCACCGTCTACCTGGACCTGCGCCGGGTCCTGCACGAGGCCGACCCGCCCTCCGAGTGGCGCCAGGCCTACGACGAGGCGGGCCGGATCATTCGCGCGTACTTCTGGGAGCCGCGGATGTGCGGCATCGACTGGAAGGCGGTCCTCGACCAGTACCGCCCGCTGGTCGAACGGGTCGCCTCCCCCGACGAGTTCGCGGACCTGCTGCGCGAGGTGCTGGGCGAGCTGGGCACCTCGCACGCGTACGTCTCGGCCGCCCGCAGGAACGAGGGCCCGCCCCACTACCAGCGCCCCCAGGGCCTGCTGGGCGCGGACTTCGTCCACCGGGAGGAGGGCTGGATGGTCCGGCGCATCCTGCCCGGCGACTCCTCCGACTCCAAGGCCCGCTCGCCGCTGGCCGGCACCGGCATCCGCGAGGGCGCGGTGCTCACCCATGTCGACGGCCGCCCGGTGGACCCGGTGACGGGCCCCTACCCGCTGCTCGCGGGCTCCGGCGGCACGACCGTCGAGCTGACGTTCCAGCCCGCCGAGGGCGAGGGGCGCTCCCGCCGGGTCGCCGTGGTCCCGCTGGTGGACGAGCGTCCCCTGCGCTACCAGGACTGGGTGGCCAAGCGCCGTGCGGTGGTACGGGAGCTGAGCGGCGAGAGGTGCGGCTATCTGCACATCCCGGACATGGGCGGCTCGGGCTGGGCCCAGTTCAACCGGGACCTGCGCCTGGAGATGTCCCGCCCGGCGCTGATCGTCGACGTACGCGGCAACGCGGGCGGCCACATCAGCGAGCTGGTGATCGAGAAGCTCACCCGCAGGATCATCGGCTGGGACCTGACGCGCGACGCCCAGCCGGTCTCGTACGCCTCGAACGCCCCCCGGGGCCCGGTGGTGGCCCTCGCCGACGAGGCGACCTCCTCCGACGGCGACATGATCACGGCGGCCTTCCGGCTGCTGCGGCTGGGCCCGGTGGTCGGCCAGCGGACCTGGGGCGGTGTGGTCGGCATGACCGGCCGCCACACGCTGGGCGACGGCACGGTGATCACGGTGCCGATGAACGCGGCGTGGTTCGACACGTACGAGTGGTCGATCGAGAACCACGGGGTGGAGCCGGACCTGGAGATCCTGCGCACGCCGCTGGACTGGGCGGAGGGGCGCCATGCGCAGCTCGACGACGCGGTGCAGCTGGCCCTGGATCTGCTGGCGGGGACGCCGGCGGCGGCGCCGCCCGGCTATACGAACACGCCGGATCGGCGACGGCCGGAGCTGCCACCGCGGTGA
- a CDS encoding MerR family transcriptional regulator, whose product MEELAAKAGITVRTLRFYRERGLIPPPRRQGRIAWYDERHLARLHTIAALLERGHTLSGIADLTAAFESGRDAGEALGLVEPTEETPVRLTPEALADHFAGEVTPENLAAALDLGYLAVDGEEIVHISRRLLDVSAALVREGIPLAAVLAAGREVRAHADALARLFVDLLHAHAHASDQDLSRLRPLAKHVVEAELSLAMDRRLAEGPDGS is encoded by the coding sequence ATGGAGGAGCTGGCCGCGAAGGCCGGGATCACCGTGCGCACGCTGCGGTTCTACCGCGAGCGGGGCCTCATCCCGCCGCCGCGCCGCCAGGGCCGCATCGCCTGGTACGACGAGCGCCATCTGGCCCGGCTGCACACCATCGCCGCGCTCCTCGAACGCGGCCACACGCTCTCCGGCATCGCCGATCTGACCGCCGCGTTCGAGTCCGGCCGGGACGCGGGCGAGGCGCTCGGGCTGGTCGAGCCGACCGAGGAGACCCCGGTCCGGCTCACGCCCGAGGCCCTCGCGGACCACTTCGCGGGCGAGGTGACGCCGGAGAACCTGGCGGCCGCGCTCGACCTCGGCTACCTCGCGGTCGACGGCGAGGAGATCGTCCACATCAGCCGGCGCCTGCTCGATGTCTCGGCGGCGCTGGTGCGGGAGGGGATTCCGCTGGCCGCGGTGCTTGCGGCGGGCCGGGAGGTGCGTGCCCACGCGGACGCGCTGGCCCGTCTGTTCGTCGACCTGCTGCACGCGCACGCCCACGCCTCCGACCAGGACCTCTCCCGGCTGCGCCCGCTGGCCAAGCACGTGGTGGAGGCGGAACTGTCCTTGGCGATGGACCGCCGCCTGGCGGAGGGCCCGGACGGGTCCTGA
- the cbiQ gene encoding cobalt ECF transporter T component CbiQ → MGAGHTHKLYHRAVSPVHDLPPHCKLAAVFLFVIVVVSTPREAVWAFGLYAVLIAAVAGVARIPAGVLLKRLLIEIPFVAFAVLMPFVVPGDQVHVLGLALSKNGLWGAWNVLAKGTLGVAASVILASTTDLRALLLGLQRLKLPSLLVQIASFMIRYGDVITDEMRRMSIARRSRGFEAKGLKAWSVLAKSAGALFIRSYERGERVHLAMVSRGYAGSMPVIDDVTATGAQWRYAAVLPASALVICLLGWTL, encoded by the coding sequence ATGGGCGCGGGCCACACGCACAAGCTCTACCACCGGGCCGTGTCGCCGGTCCACGACCTGCCCCCGCACTGCAAGCTCGCGGCCGTCTTCCTCTTCGTGATCGTGGTCGTCTCGACCCCGCGCGAGGCGGTCTGGGCCTTCGGCCTGTACGCGGTGCTGATCGCCGCGGTGGCGGGCGTGGCCAGGATCCCGGCGGGCGTCCTGCTCAAGCGCCTGCTGATCGAGATCCCCTTCGTGGCGTTCGCGGTCCTGATGCCGTTCGTGGTGCCGGGCGACCAGGTGCACGTCCTCGGCCTGGCGCTGAGCAAGAACGGTCTGTGGGGCGCGTGGAACGTGCTGGCCAAGGGCACGCTCGGGGTCGCCGCCTCGGTGATCCTGGCGTCCACCACGGACCTGCGGGCCCTGCTGCTCGGCCTCCAGCGGCTCAAGCTCCCGTCGCTGCTCGTCCAGATCGCGTCGTTCATGATCCGCTACGGTGACGTGATCACGGACGAGATGCGCCGGATGTCGATCGCCCGCCGCTCGCGCGGCTTCGAGGCGAAGGGACTGAAGGCCTGGAGCGTCCTCGCCAAGTCGGCGGGCGCGCTGTTCATCCGCTCGTACGAGCGCGGTGAGCGCGTACATCTGGCCATGGTCAGCCGTGGCTACGCGGGTTCGATGCCGGTCATCGACGATGTGACGGCGACCGGTGCGCAATGGCGTTACGCGGCGGTGCTCCCCGCGTCGGCTCTCGTGATCTGTCTGTTGGGGTGGACTCTGTGA
- a CDS encoding NAD(P)/FAD-dependent oxidoreductase encodes MVQHEREPEHVRVAVIGSGFGGLGAAVRLRREGITDFVVLERADSVGGTWRDNSYPGCACDVPSHLYSFSFAPNPDWPRTFSGQRHIRAYLEHVADTFRLRPHIRLDHEVTMMRWDAEQLYWVVECANGAVLRADVVVSATGPLSDPKMPDIPGLDSFPGKVFHSARWDHDYDLRGKRVAMIGTGASAIQIVPAIQPQVRSLTLFQRTPPWVMPRVDRAITAPERWLHRQLPFTGAARRGLLWGIRELQVSAFTKRPNELGLVESLAKRNMARAIKDPALRAKLTPDYRIGCKRILLSSEYYPTLAKPNVDLVASGLSEVRGSTLVAADGTETEADAIVFGTGFHVTDMPIADRVVGADGRTLAEAWKGGMESLRGATAAGFPNWMTIIGPNTGLGNSSMILMIESQLSYMADYLRQLDVLGGRVALAARPSAVGAWNRRVQERMKRTVWNTGGCTSWYLDASGRNTTIWPGTTGEFRKETRAVDLGEYEVVRPKAAEPAEPAAAAAEPRKGRKASGAPEAVAS; translated from the coding sequence ATGGTCCAGCACGAGCGCGAGCCCGAGCACGTACGGGTGGCGGTGATCGGGTCCGGATTCGGCGGGCTCGGGGCCGCGGTCCGGCTGCGGCGGGAGGGCATCACCGACTTCGTCGTCCTGGAGCGGGCCGACTCGGTCGGCGGGACCTGGCGGGACAACAGCTATCCCGGGTGCGCCTGCGACGTACCGTCCCATCTGTACTCGTTCTCCTTCGCGCCCAACCCGGACTGGCCGCGCACCTTCTCCGGGCAGCGGCACATCCGGGCCTATCTGGAGCACGTCGCCGACACCTTCCGGCTGCGCCCGCACATCCGCCTCGACCACGAGGTGACGATGATGCGGTGGGACGCCGAGCAGCTGTACTGGGTCGTCGAGTGCGCCAACGGGGCCGTTCTGCGCGCCGACGTCGTCGTCTCCGCGACCGGGCCGCTCTCCGACCCGAAGATGCCCGACATCCCCGGCCTGGACTCCTTCCCCGGCAAGGTCTTCCACTCCGCCCGCTGGGACCACGACTACGACCTGCGCGGCAAGCGCGTCGCCATGATCGGGACCGGCGCCTCCGCGATCCAGATCGTCCCGGCCATCCAGCCGCAGGTCCGCAGTCTCACGCTCTTCCAGCGCACCCCGCCCTGGGTCATGCCGCGCGTGGACCGGGCGATCACCGCGCCCGAGCGCTGGCTGCACCGGCAGTTGCCGTTCACCGGGGCCGCGCGCCGCGGACTGCTGTGGGGCATCCGGGAGTTGCAGGTCAGCGCGTTCACCAAGCGGCCCAACGAGCTGGGTCTGGTCGAGTCGCTGGCCAAGCGGAACATGGCGCGGGCCATCAAGGACCCGGCCCTGCGCGCCAAGCTGACGCCGGACTACCGCATCGGCTGCAAGCGGATCCTGCTCTCCAGCGAGTACTACCCGACGCTCGCCAAGCCCAATGTGGACCTCGTCGCCTCCGGGCTCAGCGAGGTGCGCGGCTCCACGCTGGTGGCCGCCGACGGGACCGAGACCGAGGCCGACGCGATCGTCTTCGGCACCGGGTTCCACGTCACCGACATGCCGATCGCGGACCGCGTGGTCGGCGCCGACGGGCGCACCCTGGCCGAGGCGTGGAAGGGCGGCATGGAGTCGCTGCGCGGCGCCACCGCCGCCGGGTTCCCCAACTGGATGACGATCATCGGGCCCAACACCGGCCTCGGGAACTCCTCGATGATCCTGATGATCGAGTCCCAGCTCAGCTATATGGCCGACTACCTGCGGCAGTTGGACGTCCTCGGCGGCCGCGTCGCCCTCGCCGCCCGGCCGTCCGCCGTCGGCGCCTGGAACCGGCGCGTCCAGGAGCGCATGAAGCGGACGGTGTGGAACACCGGCGGCTGCACCAGCTGGTACCTGGACGCCAGCGGGCGCAACACCACCATCTGGCCCGGCACGACCGGCGAGTTCCGCAAGGAGACCCGCGCGGTCGACCTCGGGGAGTACGAGGTCGTCCGCCCAAAGGCCGCCGAGCCCGCCGAGCCCGCCGCGGCGGCGGCCGAGCCCCGCAAGGGGCGCAAGGCGTCCGGCGCCCCCGAGGCGGTGGCCTCGTGA
- a CDS encoding energy-coupling factor ABC transporter permease produces MHVPDGFINAPVSAIAGVGAAAAIAVSLRGARRELDEKTAPLAGLVAAFIFAVQMLNFPVAAGTSGHLLGGALAAILVGPYTGVLCVSVVLLMQGILFADGGLTALGVNITDMAIVTTVVAYTVFRGLVKVLPRRRSSVTAAAFVAALLSVPAAALAFTAIYAAGGTTDVPIGKVLTAMVGVHILIGIGEAAITALTVGAVIAVRPDLVHGARGLHTPLKLRVGGELVDAPAPEPVPGAARSTHKVRAAFVVAALLLAGFFSFYASASPDGLEKVAHDKGIDTQEKKHAAEDSPLAGYSVKDIGNDRVATGLAGMTGVAVTVGVGSGIFWVVRRRRGSAADAAPTAVRETEKV; encoded by the coding sequence ATGCATGTCCCGGACGGATTCATCAACGCCCCCGTCTCCGCGATAGCCGGAGTCGGCGCGGCCGCCGCCATCGCGGTCAGCCTGCGCGGGGCCCGACGTGAACTCGACGAGAAGACGGCCCCGCTCGCGGGTCTGGTCGCGGCGTTCATCTTCGCCGTGCAGATGCTGAACTTCCCCGTCGCGGCCGGCACCAGCGGCCATCTGCTCGGCGGGGCGCTCGCGGCGATACTCGTCGGGCCGTACACCGGCGTCCTCTGTGTCTCGGTCGTGCTCCTCATGCAGGGCATCCTCTTCGCCGACGGCGGCCTGACCGCGCTCGGCGTCAACATCACCGACATGGCGATCGTGACGACGGTCGTGGCGTACACCGTCTTCCGGGGCCTGGTGAAGGTGCTGCCCCGCAGGCGGAGCTCCGTCACCGCGGCCGCCTTCGTCGCCGCCCTCCTCTCCGTCCCGGCCGCCGCCCTCGCCTTCACCGCGATCTACGCGGCCGGCGGCACCACCGACGTCCCCATCGGCAAGGTGCTCACCGCGATGGTCGGCGTGCACATCCTGATCGGCATCGGCGAGGCCGCGATCACCGCGCTCACCGTGGGCGCGGTCATCGCCGTACGGCCCGACCTCGTCCACGGGGCCCGCGGGCTGCACACCCCGCTGAAGCTCCGCGTGGGCGGCGAACTGGTCGACGCCCCCGCTCCTGAGCCCGTACCCGGCGCGGCCCGCTCCACGCACAAGGTCCGCGCGGCCTTCGTCGTCGCCGCCCTGCTGCTGGCGGGATTCTTCTCCTTCTACGCGTCCGCCTCGCCCGACGGCCTGGAGAAGGTCGCCCACGACAAGGGCATCGACACCCAGGAGAAGAAGCACGCCGCCGAGGACTCGCCGCTGGCGGGCTACTCGGTCAAGGACATCGGCAACGACCGGGTCGCCACCGGCCTCGCGGGCATGACCGGCGTCGCGGTGACGGTCGGCGTGGGCAGCGGGATCTTCTGGGTGGTGCGCCGCCGCCGGGGCAGCGCGGCCGACGCCGCACCCACCGCCGTGCGCGAGACGGAGAAGGTCTGA
- a CDS encoding SsgA family sporulation/cell division regulator, whose product MSPAVEEHARARIVSDAPHHRPVPVALRYDPAEDPLTVRFEFPGGNEWVFPRTLLEAGLRGPTRRGDVSVWPCGRAQTVLEFHSPDGVAVVQFDSSPLVRFLRHTYSVTPAPSGRA is encoded by the coding sequence ATGTCCCCCGCCGTCGAGGAACACGCCCGGGCGAGGATCGTCTCCGACGCCCCGCACCACCGCCCCGTTCCGGTCGCGCTGCGCTATGACCCCGCCGAGGACCCGCTGACCGTGCGTTTCGAGTTCCCGGGCGGCAACGAGTGGGTCTTCCCGCGCACGCTCCTGGAGGCCGGTCTGCGCGGCCCCACCCGGCGCGGCGACGTCTCGGTCTGGCCATGCGGCCGGGCCCAGACCGTCCTGGAGTTCCACTCCCCGGACGGTGTCGCGGTGGTCCAGTTCGACAGCTCGCCGCTGGTCCGCTTTCTGCGGCATACGTACAGCGTGACGCCCGCGCCGAGCGGTCGGGCCTAA
- a CDS encoding MMPL family transporter, protein MATFLYRLGRFAFRRRRYVALVWVALLFLAGFGAASASTPSASSFSMPGTEAQKAFDLLEQRFPGGSADGATARIVFKAPAGKTMNDAANKAEVAKVVDELPKGSKQVASVTDPYQANAVSKDGSTAYISVKYKVNGMALEDSDRESLEDSGKAAQKAGLTVEIGGDALQAKPETGSGEIIGVVIAGIVLMITFGSLIAAGLPLVTAIIGVGIGVSTITALANVLDLGNTTSTLASMIGLAVGIDYALFIVSRYRAELREGRDREEAIGRAVGTAGSAVVFAGLTVVIALCGLAVVNIPMLTKMGVAAAGTVVIAVLIALTLIPAVLGFTGKRVFGRRTRKKMEAGTVEAPTEAKPNMGTRWSSFVLRKPIWVLLAGVIGLGAVAVPAASLEMGLPDDGSQPTSTTQRRAYDTLSDGFGPGFNGPLMIVVDGARAGGAKAAADRTSDTIKKLPDVAEVMAPALNKEGDTATITVVPKSKPSSKDTEDLVHSIRDAGKDIKSETKAEVLVTGATAMNIDFSQRMNDALLPYLALVVGLAFLLLMVVFRSILVPLKAALGFLLSVVAALGAVVAVFQWGWLGGLFGVENPGPIMSMMPIFMVGVVFGLAMDYEVFLVTRMREAFVHGERPGQAIVTGFRHGARVVTAAAVIMIAVFSGFIGASDQMIKMIGFALAIAVFFDAFVVRMAIVPAVLALLGSKAWWLPGWLDRILPNVDVEGEGLKAHAAKASDGDDDRELARV, encoded by the coding sequence GTGGCCACGTTCCTCTACCGACTCGGCAGGTTCGCCTTCCGGCGCCGCCGCTATGTCGCCCTGGTGTGGGTGGCGCTGCTGTTCCTCGCCGGATTCGGCGCCGCGTCCGCCTCCACTCCTTCCGCAAGCTCCTTCTCGATGCCCGGCACCGAGGCCCAGAAGGCCTTCGACCTGCTGGAGCAGCGCTTCCCCGGCGGCAGCGCCGACGGCGCCACCGCCCGTATCGTCTTCAAGGCCCCGGCCGGCAAGACCATGAACGACGCGGCCAACAAGGCCGAGGTCGCCAAGGTCGTCGACGAGCTGCCCAAGGGCTCGAAGCAGGTCGCCTCGGTGACCGACCCGTACCAGGCGAACGCCGTCTCCAAGGACGGCTCGACCGCGTACATATCCGTGAAGTACAAGGTCAACGGCATGGCCCTGGAGGACAGCGACCGCGAGTCGCTGGAGGACTCCGGCAAGGCCGCGCAGAAGGCCGGGCTCACCGTCGAGATCGGCGGTGACGCGCTCCAGGCCAAGCCCGAGACGGGCTCCGGCGAGATCATCGGTGTGGTGATCGCCGGCATCGTGCTGATGATCACCTTCGGCTCGCTGATCGCGGCCGGGCTTCCGCTGGTCACCGCCATCATCGGCGTGGGCATCGGCGTCTCGACCATCACCGCGCTCGCCAACGTCCTGGACCTCGGCAACACCACCTCGACGCTGGCCTCGATGATCGGCCTCGCGGTCGGCATCGACTACGCGCTCTTCATCGTCTCGCGCTACCGGGCCGAGCTCCGCGAGGGCCGCGACCGCGAGGAAGCGATCGGCCGGGCCGTCGGAACCGCCGGTTCCGCTGTCGTCTTCGCCGGTCTGACCGTGGTCATCGCGCTGTGCGGCCTCGCGGTCGTCAACATCCCGATGCTCACCAAGATGGGCGTGGCCGCGGCCGGTACGGTCGTGATCGCCGTCCTGATCGCGCTCACCCTGATCCCGGCGGTCCTCGGCTTCACGGGCAAGCGCGTCTTCGGCCGCCGCACCCGCAAGAAGATGGAGGCCGGCACGGTCGAGGCCCCCACCGAGGCCAAGCCGAACATGGGCACCCGCTGGTCCAGCTTCGTGCTGCGCAAGCCCATCTGGGTGCTGCTCGCCGGTGTGATCGGGCTCGGCGCCGTCGCCGTCCCGGCCGCCTCCCTGGAGATGGGCCTGCCCGACGACGGCTCGCAGCCGACGTCGACGACCCAGCGCCGCGCCTACGACACCCTCTCCGACGGCTTCGGCCCGGGCTTCAACGGCCCGCTGATGATCGTCGTGGACGGCGCCAGGGCCGGCGGTGCCAAGGCCGCGGCCGACCGCACCTCCGACACCATCAAGAAGCTCCCGGACGTCGCCGAGGTCATGGCGCCCGCCCTCAACAAGGAGGGCGACACCGCGACCATCACGGTGGTCCCGAAGTCCAAGCCGTCCTCCAAGGACACCGAGGACCTGGTCCACTCGATCCGGGACGCGGGCAAGGACATCAAGTCCGAGACCAAGGCCGAGGTCCTGGTCACCGGCGCGACCGCGATGAACATCGACTTCTCGCAGCGCATGAACGACGCCCTGCTGCCCTATCTGGCGCTCGTGGTGGGCCTGGCCTTCCTGCTCCTGATGGTGGTCTTCCGCTCGATCCTGGTTCCGCTGAAGGCGGCCCTCGGCTTCCTGCTCTCGGTGGTCGCCGCCCTCGGCGCGGTCGTCGCGGTCTTCCAGTGGGGCTGGCTCGGCGGGCTGTTCGGGGTGGAGAACCCCGGCCCGATCATGTCGATGATGCCGATCTTCATGGTCGGTGTGGTCTTCGGTCTGGCGATGGACTACGAGGTCTTCCTCGTCACCCGGATGCGCGAGGCCTTCGTCCACGGCGAGCGTCCCGGCCAGGCGATCGTGACCGGTTTCCGGCACGGCGCCCGGGTGGTCACGGCCGCCGCGGTGATCATGATCGCGGTCTTCTCCGGCTTCATCGGGGCCAGCGACCAGATGATCAAGATGATCGGCTTCGCCCTGGCGATCGCGGTCTTCTTCGACGCCTTCGTGGTCCGGATGGCGATCGTCCCGGCGGTGCTCGCGCTGCTCGGCTCGAAGGCCTGGTGGCTGCCGGGCTGGCTGGACCGGATCCTGCCGAACGTCGACGTCGAGGGTGAGGGCCTGAAGGCCCACGCGGCGAAGGCGTCCGACGGCGACGACGACCGCGAGCTCGCGCGCGTCTGA